A part of Vibrio navarrensis genomic DNA contains:
- the traW gene encoding type-F conjugative transfer system protein TraW: MERAVSSLPFILAAGMATFSAYGKELGQVAPVFPIGEIDMLEWIDHRLRQFEANGKLADMQEEFTERVKKSIENPPPVEGLMTTTNPRTFYVDPSITIPKDIIIPATGQVIAKAGTKVNPFDSRTWPKVDGKDVLPQFELSKVLIFIDARDAQQRRFASEYQNTKPIKWILTGGSPNQMATLLDARIYFAQDGFLTERLSITHVPAIAYQEGTRWRIDEVDVSGLTPLENEP, translated from the coding sequence TTGGAGCGAGCAGTTAGCTCGCTTCCGTTCATCCTGGCAGCGGGTATGGCCACTTTTAGCGCTTACGGAAAAGAGTTGGGGCAAGTCGCCCCCGTCTTTCCAATCGGTGAAATTGACATGCTTGAATGGATTGACCACAGGCTGAGACAATTTGAAGCAAACGGTAAGCTGGCTGACATGCAAGAGGAATTTACCGAGCGAGTTAAAAAAAGCATTGAAAACCCGCCGCCGGTTGAAGGATTAATGACCACAACCAACCCTCGCACCTTTTACGTTGACCCAAGCATCACCATCCCGAAAGACATCATTATCCCCGCCACCGGTCAAGTCATTGCCAAAGCGGGTACTAAAGTCAATCCCTTTGACAGCCGAACTTGGCCAAAGGTCGATGGAAAAGACGTTTTACCTCAATTTGAACTCAGCAAGGTACTGATCTTTATTGATGCAAGAGACGCGCAGCAAAGGCGCTTTGCCAGCGAGTATCAAAACACCAAGCCGATAAAGTGGATACTGACCGGAGGTAGCCCAAACCAAATGGCAACCTTACTCGATGCCAGAATATACTTTGCACAAGACGGCTTTTTAACCGAAAGGCTCAGCATCACTCACGTACCTGCTATTGCTTATCAAGAAGGTACGCGCTGGCGCATCGATGAAGTGGATGTATCTGGCTTAACACCGTTGGAGAACGAGCCATGA
- the traU gene encoding conjugal transfer pilus assembly protein TraU, with the protein MTPRYFPLLLCCVLVFIAPSTLAAGAACKSRFINPITDICWDCLFPMTIGSATVMPSKYPDTHNPVSPISYCPKPPPVFVQIGVNIGYWEPYALTDITRVPYCMVNMGTQMSGANSQRVGGRVTARDSDSSDGGFYHAHWYKYPVIYWLQLMQSAACMATDNFDVAYMTEIDPLWDDDELSLILNPEALLFGNLIAQLACVPEAMITSTNVVLPIDALFWCLGSQGSAYPLTGTTNYRDTPIQAATLLMEKLNYKLHRQGIVWETRGEDGAICYQYPDPILPKSRYRYQMSSPIPDAAWCHPYTTTTTLWEAGHDNPVTGDNFGFVQWRKRNCVFL; encoded by the coding sequence ATGACACCGCGATATTTTCCTTTACTACTGTGCTGCGTATTGGTTTTTATAGCACCATCAACCCTAGCAGCCGGCGCGGCGTGCAAAAGCCGCTTTATCAACCCCATCACAGACATCTGTTGGGATTGCTTATTCCCTATGACCATCGGCTCGGCCACCGTCATGCCCTCAAAATACCCCGATACCCATAATCCTGTCTCACCAATTTCTTATTGCCCAAAGCCGCCACCGGTCTTTGTGCAAATTGGGGTCAACATTGGTTATTGGGAGCCCTACGCGTTAACGGACATTACCCGCGTTCCTTATTGCATGGTTAACATGGGCACGCAAATGTCAGGGGCAAACAGTCAGCGAGTGGGTGGGCGAGTGACCGCTCGCGACAGCGACAGCAGTGACGGCGGCTTTTATCATGCGCACTGGTACAAATACCCCGTTATTTACTGGTTGCAGCTGATGCAATCCGCCGCTTGTATGGCCACCGACAATTTTGACGTCGCTTACATGACCGAAATTGATCCACTTTGGGATGATGACGAACTGTCGCTTATTCTTAACCCAGAAGCCTTGCTTTTTGGTAACTTGATTGCACAACTTGCTTGTGTTCCTGAAGCCATGATCACCTCAACGAACGTTGTCTTACCTATTGATGCGCTCTTTTGGTGCTTGGGTTCACAGGGCAGTGCGTATCCACTGACTGGCACAACGAACTACCGCGATACCCCCATTCAAGCGGCGACGCTGTTGATGGAAAAGCTGAACTACAAGCTTCACAGACAAGGTATCGTATGGGAGACGCGCGGTGAGGATGGGGCGATTTGTTATCAATATCCAGACCCCATTTTGCCCAAATCCCGCTACCGCTATCAAATGTCGTCTCCCATCCCTGATGCAGCATGGTGCCATCCTTATACGACCACCACCACCTTGTGGGAAGCGGGGCACGACAACCCCGTCACCGGAGATAACTTTGGTTTTGTTCAGTGGCGAAAACGCAACTGTGTATTTTTGTAA